In a single window of the Magnolia sinica isolate HGM2019 chromosome 7, MsV1, whole genome shotgun sequence genome:
- the LOC131251988 gene encoding uncharacterized protein LOC131251988, translating to MASSCVCCTGDSRKEESLDHLFVDSNIATALWTYFSAVLSVDFLPNQSVEGRVFQWWAIAKESCPLGLLRGITPIILWEIWNTRNEERFDNRLIRTQYSINQVQFWLSRLLNSFPLLACKSQSDCDVLVDHVIPRLVPPRPSISVVKWTCPPRGWVKMNVDGSSRGNPGLSGYRVGSNFMEEVKAVIDGLKHCKDFGYANVEVERDSVAVVDLFFKRGVVPWSVFYWKNQFEFYRGTWLLYNNSYVSKSSDELHNAEAAALASPNQRNLRAVQNLREDLARLELYEEIFWKQKSRVHWLQEGDHNTKFFRTIATGKC from the exons ATGGCTTCCTCCTGTGTTTGCTGCACGGGCGACAGCCGTAAGGAGGAGTCCCTCGATCATCTCTTTGTTGACAGCAATATCGCCACAGCGCTGTGGACTTACTTCTCGGCCGTTCTCTCTGTTGATTTTCTCCCCAACCAATCTGTGGAAGGTCGAGTCTTTCAATGGTGGGCAATTGCTAAGGAATCATGCCCTCTGGGTTTGCTCAGAGGGATCACTCCCATCATCCTTTGGGAGATCTGGAACACAAGGAACGAGGAGCGTTTCGACAACCGCCTGATCAGGACCCAGTACTCCATAAACCAGGTTCAGTTTTGGCTTTCTCGACTGTTAAACTCTTTTCCCCTCTTGGCTTGTAAATCCCAGAGTGACTGTGACGTGCTGGTGGATCACGTCATTCCAAGGTTGGTTCCTCCTCGCCCCTCCATATCAGTGGTGAAATGGACTTGCCCCCCTAGGGGGTGGGTTAAGATGAATGTTGATGGTTCTTCCAGAGGGAACCCGGGTCTGTCTG GATACAGGGTGGGGTCGAATTTCATGGAAGAAGTTAAGGCAGTAATCGATGGTTTGAAGCATTGCAAGGATTTTGGCTATGCTAACGTGGAAGTGGAGAGAGACTCCGTAGCTGTCGTCGATCTTTTCTTTAAAAGAGGGGTTGTCCCTTGGTCCGTTTTCTACTGGAAGAACCAGTTCGAGTTCTATCGGGGAAC TTGGTTATTGTATAACAATTCATATGTAAGTAAAAGCTCCGACGAGCTCCACAATGCTGAAGCTGCAGCTCTGGCTTCCCCGAATCAACGAAACCTTCGAGCAGTTCAGAATCTTAGAGAGGATCTCGCCCGCTTGGAACTCTACGAAGAAATCTTCTGGAAGCAAAAGTCGAGGGTGCATTGGCTGCAAGAAGGGGACCACAATACCAAGTTTTTCCGCACCATAGCGACAGGTAAATGCTGA